GGAAATGATCCAGTGGTGCCATTTCGAACAAGCTCAGGGAAATTGTCAGCAGTGTGCAGATTAATGTAATTaaaaggaaacagattgtctgatCCTGATCTCATTGCTGTTCATTGGAACTTGCAATTTTCAAATCGGTTACATTATTCGCTATGTTACAACAGCGATTACACTTTGGAAGAACTTCAGTGGTTGTAAACTCTTTGATATATTCCTAGGCTGTGAAAGGCAATGTATAAAAGCcagcttttttcaaaaaaatacagTGTTGCCTGTGGAAACTATTCATaggatccctatagtgtggaaacaggccgttggcccaacaagtccacactgactctctgaagagtaacccaaccagaccattcccctaccctaatactctatatttcccctgactaatgcacctaacctacacacccctgaacactattttATTCTAACTTTCAGTATTTAAATTACAGCCCTATTTGTCAGCATGTGAATACTGCCCTTTTGAATAAAATATACAAAGTGCCTTGCAATTTGAAAGGACTGTGTGAATGTGGAAAATTAGGTGTACTTTCAGAAGCAAAAATTGGAGGCAAGAGCATAACAAACTTACAAATACCATCGACACAATGCTACTTGTAGAATCAGAAAGAGTCCCAAACAATATTGTAGATCAAATAAATTCTAGAAGTTTAACATATGATTTGAGAATGAACACCAGACAGACAAAAACGATGGCAGTCATAAGAAGTATGCTGGAAGAAAGTAAAGTGAATTTTGAAGTGGATGGTGTCACATCGTGATACGTTTGTCTTTTTAAGACAATTGATAACTGAAGGTAGCAGGTGTGATGCAGGAGTCATTAGAAAGATGGTAATGGCCAGAATTAATGTTGTGAAGGTGAAGGATGTGTGAACAACAAGAAAACTGAAACAAGTTATGAGGAAAAGGACTCAGAAGATGCTACATTCTATCCACTTCCCAGTCTGCCTAAGAAACCTGGATAATAAGTTAAAGACTGTGCAAGAATACAGAGGCCTTTGTAATGTGGTTGGTAAGCCAGATGTTAGAAAATGCAAGcaaaaagaacttttaaaaggcTATATTCAGCAAAGATAGTGTCGGTATTTCATCAGAGCTGTAAAGCTATAGAAATCTCTTCTGTAGGAAGAGGGGTCAATCAAAGTGTTATTGGATGACGGTGTCTCGGAGCGGTTTCAGGTGAGTTGCAGTGGGTATGTGGGTGATAGCAGATGGGAATGGCATGCAATGACAGTAGGTCTCTTGGTAGGAATAGCTACAAGCAGTGACAATCTTTGAGAGTAAGTGAAAATAGAAAttaccagagaaactcagcaggtctggcagcatctgtggagagaaagcagagtcaatgtttcatgttCTGGTGACTCTTGTCCCGGACTTGTAAAGTTGTCTGTTTTTTCtgacagacgctgccagacctgctgagtttctccagcaatttctattttggtttcagatttccagcatctgcagttctttgcttttgatACTAACACACATTCAttctttctgatttatttttagaCCATCCCAAAACATTAGAATTTACAATGGGAAGActtgggaatttaaaaaaaacatagaaatCAGCAATGTCTAATCCATTCTCAAAGACTTTCCTTgacatttccaaaacagcaaCGTTTATGAACAGGTTGTATTATAGAATTGATCTTCATTTGCTTGAACCTTGTTCTCTTGACTCTTGTTTCCTGTACTCTGAGTTCTTGGCAATGCATGGGGTAGTTAGTGTCACCAGATCCTAGTTGCTCCTTTCTATTAGAACataaaagaaataggaacaggagtatgtCATCTGGCCCCTCCAGCTTGCTCAGCCACTCAATAAGATCCTGggtgatcttttcatggactcaactccatttacctgcctgcTTACCGtaaccttaattcctttactgttcaaaaatctgtctttgccttaaaaacattcaatgaggtggcctcaactgcttcactgggcggggaattccacagattcacaaccctttgggtgaagaagttcctcatcAACTCAGTCCTAATTTTGCTCCCCGTTAATTAGAgactatgcccgctagttctagtttcacctgccagtggaaacaatgtACCCGCTTCTAtcttatatatttccttcataattttgtttgtttccttaagatcccctctcactcgtctaaattccaatgagtatctctcctcataagccaactctctCAACTCCATAATTAATGGTGATTATGTTGagtttattgaaatgtacaagattctgagggggcttgacagggtgaatgtggaCAAGATGCCTCCACCAGTGTGGAAATCTTGAACTTGGGGATACAGAATAAGGGAACTCTCATTTCAAGTGGagttgtgaaggaatttcttctctcagaaggtagtgaatttcTGGAATTGTCTTCCTCAGGGAGTTGTGGTGGCTAGATCACTGGAGGTAGATGGACTTTTGAGCTAGCAGGGAGCTATGGGTAATGTGGAACTGGCATGAAAGAGGAATTGAGATCTTGGGCAGATCAGCCTTTACCTTATCGAATGATGGACAGCCTTGAGTAGCTTACTCATGGTCCTATTTCGATTTGGTTTATTGTAGTCATACATACCAAAGCTtggttttgtgagcagtacaggcagatcatagcaaatagGGACGCACAGATCATTGGGTGCTTAGGCAGAGTGAGGCagacaggttacactgcacaggaggtacatgaagcaagatcaacattaaatgaaGTGAGacaggtccattcatcagtctaataacagcagggaagaagctgttcctgaacctgttggtgtatgtgttcaaacttctgtatcttctgtctaacggaagagagcattactgggtgggaggggtctttaatgatgttggcaagaagaagtgtaaatggagtccatggatgtgaGGTTGGCTTCTGCgatggcctgggctgtgcacacaattttctgtagtttcttacggtcctggacaGAGCCGTGCGAGGCTGTTATGCACCCAAACAGAATGCTAAAgtttggtgagggtccttatggacataccgaatttcctgagccacctgaggaagaaaaggcatGGTTGTACCTTCTTGACTGGCGTATCTACGTGGGAAATCCAGGAACTTATTAATGTCTAATAGGGTTAGATTGAGACATCAGACTGACAAAACAATTTTGCAGTGTTTCTGTTTATTTAGAACAGTGTAGCTCTCAAAAAttaaagcaaaaatttacaaagttacatttaaaattattttgtatcAAACCAAAGCTTTGCATGGCTATTAAAAGTTGGTATTAAGACAAAGTTAGCTTACAattgatatgaggagaaagtgaggactgcagttcctggagatcagagtcaagagtgtggtgctggcaaagcacagcaggtcaggaagggcttctgccagaaacgtcgattctcctcctcagatgctgccagaccagctgtgcttttccagcaccacactctagactacAATTGATTTAATAATGCCTCTTAATAGTACAGACattttgcagataaagggagagcATTTGAATCACGTGCATCACTTTGGGGTGGTTCCCCTTCCTTCTGCAAACAGTCGTTGTTTAAAAAGCTCCGTGCACAATGCAAATTTATGTACACTGCTGAGATCCACTGAAGCTCAATGTTTTTGTGACTGACAAAATGGCTGCAGAAACAATCCAACTGTTCCCACAACACACAGCACAATAAAAATCCAGAGGAACAGGCGATCAACCACCATGGCCACATATTTCCAGTCTTCAGTCACCTGGAAGAGAAAATATtcaatgcatttttatttatacAGCAGGGGTTACACAAGGCTCCTTTCTCCTCAAACAATCCAAGCTTCATAAACGTTCTGAGACTTCACACTGTATCAAACATCTCATGTTGTTCAGTTTTTGTTTGCTTCTCTCGAATCTCACTTTTCCCAGCTGGCTGGGCAAATGTCTTGCTCTGCAGTTGCAATTACTTTTTATAGGCAAGGTTTCTTAAAGGGTCATATCCGTACTGGCTCATGGGTGATGTACCAGCCCTCAACCACCCTGTCATTGTCTAACGCTGTTCCCCTCCTCTCCCGAATGGTTAGTGTGCAGTCCCACTGGGTGCGGGCATCTCAGGTCACTCACCTCAGGTGCCAACCATCATGTGCAATTCTGCCTAGGCACTACTTGTTGGTGTAACTGCCCACAATCCTGGCAAACCTGTATTTGTGCATTGCACCAAAGGGCAAATGAACAAAGATCAGGGATGGGAACAGTGcctgattttctttcctttcacagtccattCTAACCCATTGTGCTTTGTGCTCACTCTTAGAAGAAGCTAGCCCATTAGTCCCAATCTCTTGCTTTTTATCCAATGCACTGTATTTTCAAGTATGTACTAAGTATTTATGAAAATTATTATTGCTTCTCACTTGCTCACGAGACAGCACATTCCCAGAAGAATAATTCTTTGCATTTTttatgtatggcagggtggctcaatggttagcactgctgcctcacagcgtcagggacctaggttcaattccagcctcgggcgactgtctgtgtggagtttgtacattctccccatgtctgtgtggagtttgtacattctccccatgtctgtgtggagtttgtacattctccccatgtctgcgtgggtttcctccgggtgctccggtttcctcccatggttcaAAATTGCGCAAGTCCaaaggtgggttggccatgctaaattacccatagtgttcaggattgtTTAGGTTGGTTatgttagccatggggaatgcagagttatggggatgcGTCTGGGTAGGATGCCCGttggagttggtgtggacttgttgggccgaatggcctgtatccacactgcatGGATTCTATGATAATCTCATTACCAcaactcactgcattaaaaaaactCATTCTCTCTCCATCTGATTGTTAATTTCCTTTAACCTGTGCCCTAATCTTTCTACATGTAGTGTCAGTACAAAGCTAGTTACAGCATTCTGACTGTCTCAAACAGAGCAGCAACTGAGCCTTGGATCTTCTGGACTATAAAGCTGAGCACTGTCCATTTCCAAACTAAGTTATTGCCAGACCTCACCTCTGTGTGTAGTAAAAATTCTGTTTCCTTGAAGCTTTGACTTCAAAGtatatattttgttttctcacTCTGATGGTTTTCTGGCCTATTTATGCAGAGTTTAATATTTGTTTAGTGCTGTCTGACAACCCCTCTGGGAAATCTCAACTCACTGACTCCTGTAATcttgaaactctctgctggttttcAATTTGAATCTGTGAGCCTAGCCTCTGGCAAAGACTCCCGACAGAGTCAGAGGCAGAACCACCATTCATCAGACCCAGCCATTAGTTCACCCAAACCCATCTATGAAAACAAATGGATTTGCATTATGTAGCTCATTTCATGTCTGCAGGGCAAGAATTAGGTTTGTACTCTGTCTAAGTCATCTTTAAAAACATACTTGTTTATTTTTGGTGCAACTTATGCTCAGAAGAAAAAGCAATATTCCTCGATGACTTTTCTCACTCTGTATCaagtatttatagagtcatagagatgtacagcaaggaattaGACCCTTTGGTGCCAACCAGacaatctaaattaatctagtctcatttgtcagcatttggcccatatcactcgaaacccttcctattcatatacccatccagattgcttttaaatattataattgtaccagcctccaccacttcctctggcagctcgttccatgttCTGCcctaaaacattgccccttaggtctattttatatctttcccctcgcaccttaaaccaatggtctctaattttggacttctctactctgggaaaaagaccttggctattcatcctatccatgcacctcatgatttcataaatctctataaggtcactcctcagcctctgatgctccaggaaaaataaccccagccttttcatcctctccctatagctcacccTCCAGCCcttgaccctttcaagtttaacaacatcttttctatagcagggagaccggaactgaatgcaatatttcaaacaaaaacagaagtgctgggaaagctcagcaggtctgtgaagagaaatcaaagttaacattttgggtccggtaaCCCTCCttcagatgcttccagacctgctgagcttttccagcaacttctgtttttctttctgatttacagcatctgaggCATTTTCGGTTTTTATGcagtacagtattccaaaagtggcctaactattTCTAGGCTAACTGaagcacaggtgaggtgctggaagacaggaggttggcaaacgtggtgccactgtttaagaagggcagtaaagacaggccagggcactatagaccggtgagtctgacctcggtggtgggcaagttgtttgaaggaatcctgagggacaggatgtacatgtatttggaaaggcaaggactgattcgggatagccaacatggctttgtgcgtgggaaatcatgtctcacaaacttgattgagttttttgaagatgtaacaaagaggattgatgaggcagagcagtagatgtgatctatatgcacatcagtaaggcgttcgacaaggttcaagttcgacaaggttccccatgggagactgattagcaaggttagatctcatggaatacagggagaactagccacttgggtacagaactgctcaaaggtagaagacagagggtggtggtggagggttgtttttcagactggaggctgtgaccagtggagtgccacaaggatcggtgctgggccttctactttttgtcatttacataaatgatttggatatgagcataagaggtacagttagtaagtttgcagatgacaccaaaattggaggtgtagtggacagcgaagagagttacctccgattacaacaggatctggacaagatgggccaatgggctgagaagtggcagatggagtttaattcagataaatgctgcattttgggaaagcaaatcttagcaggacttatacacttaatggtaaggtcctagggagtgttgNNNNNNNNNNNNNNNNNNNNNNNNNNNNNNNNNNNNNNNNNNNNNNNNNNNNNNNNNNNNNNNNNNNNNNNNNNNNNNNNNNNNNNNNNNNNNNNNNNNNNNNNNNNNNNNNNNNNNNNNNNNNNNNNNNNNNNNNNNNNNNgggtgaccttatagaggtttacaaaattatgaggggcatagataggataaatagacaaagtcttttccctggggtcagggagttcagaactagagggcataagtttagggtgagaggagaaagatataaaagagacctagggggcaacttttacacgcagagggaggtacgtatatggaatgagctgccagaggatgtggtggaggctggtacaattgcaacatttaagaggcatttggatgggtgtctgaataggaagggtttggagggatatgggccgggtgctggcaggtgggactagattgggttgggatatctggttggcatggacaggttggaccgaagggtctgtctccatgctgtacatctctatgactctatgaagcatAGTTAAAGTTCTCATTACTACTCTCCAACAATTCAGCCCCAATTTCAGACAGACTTTCCAAAGTAGCATGTTGATATCCTCGCATTTCTGCTATCAACCATCATTTGGcatctctgcatgaaaatttaCATCAAAACTGGTTGTTTAGTAACTATGGATACTGCTATATTGGGGTGTGGTTATTGAAAAGAAGACAGCTCATTAATTACCCAATCATGCACAATTTCTTTAAGTAAATATTTGGGAATAATCTTATGTCTTTCATTGTTGGACACACTCAAAGGAGATGTGTATTATCTGAAAGATGGTTCTTCTCCCAGTTCTCGcttccaatctctctctctctctctctccatgcacCTTTATGAAGGGTCTGGATctcattgcctgaaagggtggtaacGGCAGGAATCCTCAGCTCATTGCTAAGGCATTTAGATATGTACCCCAAAGTCCCATAACCtccagggatatggaccaactgcTGGAAAACGATATTAGGCCAGGTAGCTTGTTTTCTAGCTCACGCAGATGTAATGGGAGAGTGGGAACCTTCTATGCCCTAAATGTTTGCCACTCTTCCTATATATGAGTCAAAGGAAAAACACGATGGGGCGAGAATGGAGCTCCTTTGGAGAGTCATCACACACACAATTGGTTAAATGTGCTTTTGTGCTGTAATGATTCAAAGTTATTCTGTTGATAATTCTGCAAACAATATCTTTGGGTCTGTCTTCTTCCCCAAATATTGTGTTACTTATGCTCATTGCTCATTCCTGCATCCTTTCTGCATTGCTCTTTTTCCTACATCACCTGTCCCACtcgttctgaagaagagttgtacCGCACTCTAAAtgtaactctgtttgtctctcacATGAGCTgctagacctgcagagtttctccaggactCTGTATTTGCCTCATATCCTGGCTCCCTTCAGTCTTCCTGCTGCAGTTGTACTAACCCAGGCAAGATATGACTTAATTTTTACaatctttccatgctgtaaaactctatgactatgacagcaCCTACCCAGCAAGCTGCAACAAACAACATTGTGATAATGATCACATGATCTGTTTTAGGAATGTTGGTTAAGGGAGGGTGAACTTCCCGCTCCTTTCAACACCACAATTTTTCATGAACAGATGAGGTAGTTCAGTATCTcatcaaaagacagcacctccaacagggCAGCATTGAGACAATCAACTTTGTGCTTTGAGTCtgatgtgggacttgaactcataaCCTTTTAACACAGCATACTGTGAGGGGTGGCACTGGCTGTCCCATGTCAACCCCTCCATACAATCAAAGTGAATGTCGTGCTTTTGTGTGAGTAAAAATTCTGCATTTATAATTATGAATTTATTTTACATGAAAAGAAGAAAATCACAATATTGCTTGTACATTCTCATTTGTTCGATGCTTTCCCAAGGACATGTAGTGGAAAAAATGTATGCTATAATGTGGTGTAATCCTGGGTGTTCCTGCTGAAACAAAATAATGTGATTACAAACGCAATTAGCAATCACTACGGTACAGTGGGTTGGGTGAAATTACATTTCTTGATATACTTTACTTATTTGTAGTTTTCGAATCATTGTGTATTGATATAAATTAGAAAACTTGTTTAAACAGAATGAGGAATAGTCAACAGGTAGTACACAATGTGATTACTGTTGAaattggcagggggtggggggttgcCGCTTttgctggatggttggtttgcaaaaCAGTGTGATGCTGATAGTGTGGCTCCAATTCCACAcaaccagctgaggttacctcAGCTTTCCTCAACCTCTCTCcgctcacctgaggtatggtggccctcagattaaatcaccacgAGACGTCtttctctaatgacagagcagtcctgtggtctggtaagactgtggtgacACTTTACCAATAATGCTGAAAATAAttgcacattttgttgaagcatcCCCCTTGCACTcaggacaatttacaagaatacCAATGTGAGGGGAATTATTTTGATTTTCCATGTTTGAAGGCTGAAAGGAACTGTGCATCCCAGACCAATTTATCTCTGGAGGCAGCAGAATCAAACTGTCTTCTGTCTAGGGTTGAATTCCCTCATTCCCTCAGCCTTTAAAACCAGTCTGTCTGTCTTGGGTTACCCTTCTACGCTGACACTTCTTGTCACTCAGAGCTGTTGCCTCATTGTCAATGCTGATCAAGCAGCTCAACAATATTGAAAGTGTTGGAAGCAGTACCTGGATTGCAAAAGCTTTGTTGGTTCAGTTTGCTGGGAGAGCCAGCAGTccttttaggtaaaaacaatgactgcagagtctggagtagagtggtgctggaaaagcacagcagttcaggcagcatccgaggagcagtaaaatcgacattNNNNNNNNNNNNNNNNNNNNNNNNNNNNNNNNNNNNNNNNNNNNNNNNNNNNNNNNNNNNNNNNNNNNNNNNNNNNNNNNNNNNNNNNNNNNNNNNNNNNNNNNNNNNNNNNNNNNNNNNNNNNNNNNNNNNNNNNNNNNNNNNNNNNNNNNNNNNNNNNNNNNNNNNNNNNNNNNNNNNNNNNNNNNNNNNNNNNNNNNNNNNNNNNNNNNNNNNNNNNNNNNNNNNNNNNNNNNNNNNNNNNNNNNNNNNNNNNNNNNNNNNNNNNNNNNNNNNNNNNNNNNNNNNNNNNNNNNNNNNNNNNNNNNNNNNNNNNNNNNNNNNNNNNNNNNNNNNNNNNNNNNNNNNNNNNNNNNNNNNNNNNNNNNNNccccaccctcctccctgacctatcaccttcatccccacccccactcacctattgtactctatgctactttctccccacccccactctacTCCAGCAGTCCTTTTAGCCTGGCCTGGCAGAGTCTAATGACTAAAACTGTTtggtgaagagagattgagagagggaGTGCCATTTTGCTACAAGAGAACATTATAGACCGAATCTTTTCAAGGagagaagaggaagaggaacaacTACATCAACAACAGCTCAGGATCTTTGTTTGAAAAACTCTAGAGTGCTGGTACTCAGGAGCCCATTATTATACAGATCAGGCACAGGACTAGGGTGGCAGTGGGTGATATGTGCATTTGTAAGCCAGTTAACCCAATCCAGGACCAGGTCTCCATAGAGTTAGGTATTTGTGTTGAACCCAAATTAAAATGCTGGACATAAAAGGTGCCCAGTTCTGGACGAGGGAAACCAGATGGGGAGCCACTCCAGTCACTCAGTCACAACTGCCACCACCATTAGCCTGGGGTCAACTGGTGGCCTGACTTGATTTAGTAAAATGACACTTACATTTTGATTTTCGTCATCATTTTTCATGTGATCTGCAATGAATTTCACCCCATCGAGAGCGTCCTGCAGTTCAGGTGGGAGCTTTGTGGAAGTTCTCAGCCTTAAATCTTGGTGGCAGCCATCAGATGCTTCCATGAAGTTGAAGTCATAAACTTTGGTCGAAGTGGGATTTATAAAGAAAGCAAAGTTCTTGTTGCTCTCTTCTGGACTTGCATGGGCATTGCAGAGATTGCTCTTCCTGCGTTGGTGTGATTTTTGTTTAGTCCAATTGTTTTGAGGTCTCTTTATGAACAGGAGGGACGGCAACCTATTCAGGAAAATGTTCTTCACCCATTGGGGCATGGTGTGCGTGCTGGGAGAGCGGTGGTGAATGTTGAGGACACAGACACTGGTCACTATAGAGAATGTTACCAGCACCATGGTGAACATCAGATACTTCCCAATCAATGGAACATCCAAGGAGGTTGGTGGGACAATCTTGGAAATCAACAGGAGGAACACTGTCAATGCAAGTAGAACAGAGATACATAGCGTCATCTTCTCACCACAGTCTGATGGAAGGTAAAACACCAGAATGGCGAGTGAGGTTATGAGAATACATGGGATAATGAGGTTAACAGTATAGAAGAGGGGCTTCCTTCTAATAATGAAGTCATACGTCACATCGACATAGGTTGGGTCCAGTGGATTTGTGTTTCTCCTCCCTGGGAGCATCACTATGTCCCACTCGCCGCTGGGCGTGAAGTCATCCATGCTTGCACCATCAGTTTTGGGGATCAGGTCGATTTCCGTGTGGTCATAAGTCCAGGACCTGAATTTCATGGAGCAGTTCTGCTGGTCAAAGGGGAAATGTTTCACTTCGATCTTGCAGGCACTCTTATAGATGGCAGGTGGCAGCCAGTAGATACTTCCATTGTAGGAAATAATGGCATTAGTGTAGACAGAGACTTCATAGGTCCCATCAGCACTACAATGACAAATGTTtgtggagatttaaaaaaaagtaagtgATAAACAAGGTATAGAGCATAAGGCTGGTGGAGAAAAGCAAAGACATGTTGAAATTGCATGATACTAAATGCCTTGACATGAAATTCCTCCATTTGCTGTTCAAAAGAGACATTTTCAGTATATTTTACTGGCTTAACATTCTTAAAGCAGGAGATTTCAGAATTTTGTGTGAACTATTAATATAATGACTGAATATTTCAGAGCACAGTTGAATCACGTTGCATGGAATACCCGCATTTACTATTCACTTCACGTGTTCATGAATTAACGTTAAGTTAATAAGGGGGCTTGGAAAAAATGCACACAAAAATACAGGCTGATACCTTGTGATGTTGAGCTGATAGACTGCTGCACTGTAGAGTGCTTGCATTTTGGATGGGCTGTTGATCTGAGGTCCTGTCCAccgtagaatcatagaacccctacactTTGAAAACAGGCCAtacggcccattgagtccacgccaaccctccaaaaaacatttcacccagacccatcaaccctgcatttcccatggctaatccatctagcctgcactatgggcaatttattttagccaatccacctaacctgcacaaattaggattatgggaggaaactggagcacgtggaagaaacccacacagacatggggagaattggaattgaacccaggcccctggtgctatgagagaGCCGGGCTAACCAATGGGCCACTGTATTGCCTGTGTCCTTGGCACATTGCTATGTGAATAGTTAAGGCATTTGATGGTTTTGGTCAAGCAAGGAAAGGAGACTCTGTCCTGGCTTGAATAGAGACACAATACGATCCAGATCGAGCCCTGGTCTCTAGCTCTGGgctcaccattgagccaccatgcctccctctCAAGTAAATGGTAACATAATGCTCTTTCAAATGAGATTGTGGGGGTTCTTGCTTATTTTCTCTCTGATTTTGCCCACTTCTGTGCAGACCCATGAGGTTCACGCATGGCAGTGGCTTCTGGAAGTGAAGTCAATATGGGCATACACAAACCCTCTGAGCAACTGCACGGCCACACAGCTTAGAGGTGACATTGGCTGTCACTGGTATTatcctccaaccaacactacaAAAGCAGATATCAATTGTGGGAGCTTGCTTCTCACAAATTGACATTttctacaacagtgactacacttcaaaag
This genomic interval from Chiloscyllium plagiosum isolate BGI_BamShark_2017 chromosome 40, ASM401019v2, whole genome shotgun sequence contains the following:
- the LOC122542549 gene encoding neuronal acetylcholine receptor subunit beta-4-like isoform X1, translating into MGSMLYLCLLTIATRSHSAEVEERLMNYLLDPERYNKLIRPAVNNSELVSIVFQVSLAQLINVNEREQIMTTNVWLKQEWNDYRLRWDPEQFEGIRKLRINAKQLWLPDIVLYNNADGTYEVSVYTNAIISYNGSIYWLPPAIYKSACKIEVKHFPFDQQNCSMKFRSWTYDHTEIDLIPKTDGASMDDFTPSGEWDIVMLPGRRNTNPLDPTYVDVTYDFIIRRKPLFYTVNLIIPCILITSLAILVFYLPSDCGEKMTLCISVLLALTVFLLLISKIVPPTSLDVPLIGKYLMFTMVLVTFSIVTSVCVLNIHHRSPSTHTMPQWVKNIFLNRLPSLLFIKRPQNNWTKQKSHQRRKSNLCNAHASPEESNKNFAFFINPTSTKVYDFNFMEASDGCHQDLRLRTSTKLPPELQDALDGVKFIADHMKNDDENQNVTEDWKYVAMVVDRLFLWIFIVLCVVGTVGLFLQPFCQSQKH
- the LOC122542549 gene encoding neuronal acetylcholine receptor subunit beta-4-like isoform X2; translation: MGSMLYLCLLTIATRSHSAEVEERLMNYLLDPERYNKLIRPAVNNSELVSIVFQVSLAQLINVEWNDYRLRWDPEQFEGIRKLRINAKQLWLPDIVLYNNADGTYEVSVYTNAIISYNGSIYWLPPAIYKSACKIEVKHFPFDQQNCSMKFRSWTYDHTEIDLIPKTDGASMDDFTPSGEWDIVMLPGRRNTNPLDPTYVDVTYDFIIRRKPLFYTVNLIIPCILITSLAILVFYLPSDCGEKMTLCISVLLALTVFLLLISKIVPPTSLDVPLIGKYLMFTMVLVTFSIVTSVCVLNIHHRSPSTHTMPQWVKNIFLNRLPSLLFIKRPQNNWTKQKSHQRRKSNLCNAHASPEESNKNFAFFINPTSTKVYDFNFMEASDGCHQDLRLRTSTKLPPELQDALDGVKFIADHMKNDDENQNVTEDWKYVAMVVDRLFLWIFIVLCVVGTVGLFLQPFCQSQKH
- the LOC122542549 gene encoding neuronal acetylcholine receptor subunit beta-4-like isoform X3, whose amino-acid sequence is MTTNVWLKQEWNDYRLRWDPEQFEGIRKLRINAKQLWLPDIVLYNNADGTYEVSVYTNAIISYNGSIYWLPPAIYKSACKIEVKHFPFDQQNCSMKFRSWTYDHTEIDLIPKTDGASMDDFTPSGEWDIVMLPGRRNTNPLDPTYVDVTYDFIIRRKPLFYTVNLIIPCILITSLAILVFYLPSDCGEKMTLCISVLLALTVFLLLISKIVPPTSLDVPLIGKYLMFTMVLVTFSIVTSVCVLNIHHRSPSTHTMPQWVKNIFLNRLPSLLFIKRPQNNWTKQKSHQRRKSNLCNAHASPEESNKNFAFFINPTSTKVYDFNFMEASDGCHQDLRLRTSTKLPPELQDALDGVKFIADHMKNDDENQNVTEDWKYVAMVVDRLFLWIFIVLCVVGTVGLFLQPFCQSQKH